The region actatcatctgcaaaaaacaaATGAGTTATAGATGGGGCTCCTCGGGCAATCCTGCAACCATGAATTCGTCCGCTGCTCTCAGCCTCCTTCAACAGAAATGACAACCCCTCCGCACAAAGAACAAACAAATATGGCGATAGGGGATCACCCTGACGTAAGCCACGTGTGGGGATAATTGGCCCAACTAATCGACCATTTACCATTGCCCTATATCTGACCGTCGTGACACACATCATCAGCTTATCCACAAAGGCGTCATCAAAGCCTAGACTAACCAACAGCTTATCCACAAAGGCGTCATCAAAGCCTAGACTAACCAACAAGCGCCTCAAAAATGACCACTCTACACGGTCGTAAGCTTTCGCCATGTCTAGCTTCAGACCCGCCCAACCCGTAAGACCTTCTCTCTTAGAGTTTAGGAAGTGTCCCAACTCAGCAGCAATTAGAATATTGTCCGTGATTAACCTCCCGGACTCAGCAGCAATTAGAATATTGTCCGTGATTAACCTCCCGGGCACAAAGGCACTCTGCTCTACAGAAACAATCTTTGAGAGTACACTTTTCATTCTGTTGGCCAAGACCTTTGCCATGATTTTATAGATCACGTTACATAGCGCAATAGGCCTTAAGTCTGCCACCTTCTCCGGAATAATCTTCTTTGGTATAAGCACTATTGTTGCATCATTGATCCCCTCGGGTAAAGCATTATTATTCAAGCAGGTTAGCACAAAGTTGACCACATCCCCCCCGACATCTCCCCAAAAATTCTGATAAAAGCCTGGACCCATCCCATCAGGCCCCGGGGACTTATCTGGTGCCATTGAGAAAACCGCATCCCTTATCTCATCAGCACTGAATTGTTCCCGTAATGCTGCATTCTGCTCCTCCGTTACACGCCGCTGAATCCTACGTGTCAGCTCCTCCCCCGTATTACCATTCGCTGtaaaaatatttgtataataTCTCACCACCTCTTCCTCCAACCCCCTCCCCTCTACCCACACTCCATCGTCATTTCTTAACTTTCTCACATAGTTTTTCCTCCTTCGGGTAGAAGCGTAGTTATGGAAAAATTTCGTGTTCCTATCCCCCCTACACATCCAGTGCTGCTTCGCCCTCTGTTTCCAGTACACCTCCTCCTGATCTAACAGATTCTCCAACCTACCCAACGTCTCCCTAAACCCCTGTAACGACGGTGGATCCCTCTTATCTCGCAGCCACTCGAGCCGCCGCCTACACTCACGAATTCTCTTCCCTAGCGTGTGGTTATAAGCCCCACCCCAGTCCCTTAGCCTCATCCCACACCGCCGCAGTCGTTCTGGAAAAGTAATCCCCACCGTCTCACCCCAAGCCTCCTCAACCACACGCCTACAATCAGCATCTAGAATCCAAGCATTCTCAAATCGAACATGGCGTGTATTAGGGCTTGCAACCTCCTTCAACTCCAAAAATAAAGCGGAATGGTCTGATGTCACAACATTGTCATTGTACAACGTTGCTGCAGGGTATAAATCACGCCAACTCCCAGTCACTACAGCTCGGTCTAGCCGCTCCTCTACCCAGTCGACCGTACCCCTCCCTCTCTCCCACGTATATCTTCTTCCCACCATACCAATATCCCAAAGGCCACACACCTCTAACACACCATTAAACCCTGCTAATAGTGCCTCTGGATATCTTCGCCCTCCTCTCTTCTCCGCCTGACAAGTTAGATCATTAAAGTCGCCAATGACTGCCCAGGGCAGCGCAGACCGCACCCGTAATCCATCAAGCAGCCTCCAAGACTCCGCTCTTCGGCTCCTTTCTGGAAAACCATAGAAACACGTTAGTCGCCATGGTGCCTCATTCGGCAGTACCACCTCAATATCTATATGATTTCTTGAATAGCTGAGCAAGCGTGCACAGTTCTTCTCTCGCCATAACAACATTAAGCCACCACTCAATCCCACAGGCTCCACCTGAAAACACCCCTCATACCCCAACTTCACTTTTATTCTCTCCCCGCTAAACCGGTTAACCTTCGTCtccatcaaaaaaataaaaacaggtTTCCTCCTAGAAACAACTCCTAGGAGTTCACGAACTGTTCGAGAGTTCCCCAACCCCCGACAGTTCCAACTTAATGTAGTCATTGGGATGGGCGGGGCTGAGTAACAGCTCCCACCGTAAACAAGTTTTTTGACCCACTGTTCTGGTTCCCCCCCGTTCCCCGACCACTATCCCGCTCATGCCGCTTTCTCTTTGGCTCAGCAGCTACCGAGGTCCGTTCCTCATCCATGGCTACCGTTTGATCGTCTACCAACCTATCTCCACTTCGCAGTTTGTCAATGGCTTCCTTTGATGGCGGACCATCAACCAACCAACTAGCACCCACATTTATACCACTTCTCCTTGACGATGCCCGTAACTCTGGGCCATAAGCATAATTCTCAGGCGACACAGTTGATAACACTGCCTTGGCACAATGCTTCGCTTGATGACCCAATACTCCacagtaaaaacaaaaaacatgcaAACGTTCATACTTGAACAATACCCATGCTGTGGTACCATCACGCTTCTTAATTTTCATTCGGCGTTTGATTGGCTTAGACACATCAAGAGACACCCTGATGCGCATATAACTTCTCCAAGCCCCGCCAAAATTGTTAGAATCTGCCGACACATATTTACCCACAAAATTGCCAATCTGCTCAAGGACCTTTTCAGTAGCATATCCCTTAGGCACCTCATACACCTGTATCCACATATTAACACTCGTCAGCTGCACGCCCTGTGGTGGCTCCCCTGGCTCAAGAGGTTGACACACTAGCGTACGATTTTCAAACGCCCAAGGGCCTTCTTCCAAAACACGAACCAGATCTTTTTCATGGTAAAAATCAAACCGATACAAATTCGGCTCTACCTCCGAGACTGTCAGTCCCAACGCAGGCTGCCACACCGAGGCTAAGACATTCCTCATAACCTCAAACTTCACCGGTTTGTTCGTTAGAAACCTTCCCACCATTGCCCATGATACCCTAGCTGCTTCAGCCCCTACCTCCTGATCCACCCCTTCCGCAAAGTCTATCCCTATCTCATGTTCATCATCTAGCGTCAAGCCAGCATACCGCGACTGTAGATCATCTTCCGCCATCGTTGTTAACATGTAGATCACGAACAATTGAACCAGAAACAAGGCCAGAAAAACCCTAGAAACCCTAGGGAGATGAGACTCTAGAAAACCCTAGAGAGTACCGCGTTTTTACACacttttaattttagtaatGTTAAAGtactcattattttaattaaactcCATGtgcatttgacaatatatgttattctATGGCTCTGaatttctgtttcatttttcacaaactagtttcattataatgacactaaagtatcattttaattatactactgTTTTCATTTGACAGTATACGTTGTTGAACGAGCCTTGATTTTTTATGCACACTAATTTTACTATAGCAacattaaagtattattttaattctactatagtttcatttgacgaCCATGTTTCACATaatactatgtggaccatggtccactgtataacaattggtattttaaatttggaaaaagacccttaaactttacaccaaaaatTAACTGGTCCCTAAGCTATTTTGTATCAAACAAGTCAAATTTAACCGCTATTTTTCGTTGTTGAATGGTAAATTTCATTGAAAAAATCAACCATGCACCAAAAGGTTGCCTTCTGTGACGAATGACTAGTTGCCTTCTCCCGGAAAAGGCAACCAGACGGAGAAGGCTACCAGGAAAGGTCGCCTTCCCCGGGATAAGGTGACCAGAAAAGGTCACTTTTTTCGACCTTTTTTCGGAGAAGGCGATCAAGAGATAGATTTCTTACTAGAGAAGGTCACATGTCATTTACCGAAACTTATTGGAGAGATAATCGACTAACGGGGTTGGAtgccttttaaaatttttaaatggtgggtgatgtgtttaattgcactttttaaaagtttatgcaCCTAATAGACTTTTTGTAAAATGTTTAATGGTCTATTTAATCTTTTCTCTTTAAATTTTTCTCTTAGGGACCAGGTTCTGGTTTGGGCTCTACTTGCTCCCCCCTCCCCCACCGGTCAAACATTCAGCTGGTTTGGGTTGGTTAAATGAGAATCCTAGTACCCATTTCTTGAGGCCCTTTAGTAACCCAACTAGGAGATCTACACTTTACCTCTTTTGAAAGTGCACTCATCAAATTTGCAGATGACTTAATTGGACCTGATGGGTCCTCTTATTATTCACCTTTGAGCGTTGGATCCTAATCGAAGTCCAACAAGCTCCTTACACCTTTGCCATTGAAGGATGTTGCAATGGCCCGCAGACCGTAGTGGATAGGATCCCACCAAGCTGTCTAAATGAGGGAAAATGACAGCAATGTGAAAGAATGAGAAGTAATTGACAAAAATGGGaagaattttaaaagttgaCAAAAAGAGGAAAATTGCGCTTGGGACATGCATTTGGCGTCAGAAACGCATGTTCCAAACATGactaacaatttatttttgtcCCGGGCTGTCAACATCAGACGCGTTTGGGAAATGTGTCTCAAGTATTTTATACTTCAAATGCATGCCCCAAACGCGTCTAAAGTATTTCGTCATCCCCGAACAATACACATTTGGGAAATGCGTATCACGTATCATACGAGATACGCATTTTCCAAATGCATATCAACTCACCAGAGGCTGCCAAAGTCCGATGACGTGATATGCGAATGAGAAATGTGTTTCTCGTGATACGCATTTTTCAAATGCGTATCAAGTACATAATTTTAGCACTTTGGTTTCAAACTTAACAAATAGAGAAGTGGTAGAAGTATGTGTGGATGTTGTCTGCATTCGGGGAGGTCTGAAGGTCAGAACTGTGTGTATGCTTTGTTTTGTTCAAGTGCTCAACACATCGTTAGAACATCATTGCATGTTTAGTTGGatgattattaaaaaattttaactacaatttttgttgttattgttattgttgtaatttatttaataatatgttttattGACTTTGAGAACAAGAAATAATTGTGCAATTAAGATTCCGAATATGATGAGTTGGGTCAGAGAActaggaaaaaatataaataaacaaatagtaAGGGTgttaatataaatgtttttcaattacaatttcaattcattttcGAAAATTACAAAAACACCATATA is a window of Ipomoea triloba cultivar NCNSP0323 chromosome 11, ASM357664v1 DNA encoding:
- the LOC115995935 gene encoding uncharacterized protein LOC115995935 — encoded protein: MTTLSWNCRGLGNSRTVRELLGVVSRRKPVFIFLMETKVNRFSGERIKVKLGYEGCFQVEPVGLSGGLMLLWREKNCARLLSYSRNHIDIEVVLPNEAPWRLTCFYGFPERSRRAESWRLLDGLRVRSALPWAVIGDFNDLTCQAEKRGGRRYPEALLAGFNGVLEVCGLWDIGMVGRRYTWERGRGTVDWVEERLDRAVVTGSWRDLYPAATLYNDNVVTSDHSALFLELKEVASPNTRHVRFENAWILDADCRRVVEEAWGETVGITFPERLRRCGMRLRDWGGAYNHTLGKRIRECRRRLEWLRDKRDPPSLQGFRETLGRLENLLDQEEVYWKQRAKQHWMCRGDRNTKFFHNYASTRRRKNYVRKLRNDDGVWVEGRGLEEEVVRYYTNIFTANGNTGEELTRRIQRRVTEEQNAALREQFSADEIRDAVFSMAPDKSPGPDGMGPGFYQNFWGDVGGDVVNFVLTCLNNNALPEGINDATIVLIPKKIIPEKVADLRPIALCNVIYKIMAKVLANRMKSVLSKIVSVEQSAFVPGRLITDNILIAAESGRLITDNILIAAELGHFLNSKREGLTGWAGLKLDMAKAYDRVEWSFLRRLLVSLGFDDAFVDKLLVSLGFDDAFVDKLMMCVTTVRYRAMVNGRLVGPIIPTRGLRQGDPLSPYLFVLCAEGLSFLLKEAESSGRIHGCRIARGAPSITHLFFADDSLLFFKANRREAEVIKGCLEEYEHASGQMVNFQKSNVTYSRNTPEGVREETLGILGVRETADFGKYLGLPSYIGRNRSEVFSFVQAKVAARVGGWHKSLLSKAGKEILIKTVAQALPTYTMGVYLLPQNLCRQLEGSFARFWWRHGRGGTGLHWLRWEKLCAHKAASGLGFKCLRDFNLAMLGKQGWRVLTNPNSLVATLLKAKYFRHGSFLDACLGRNPSYAWRSIMAAKHVIMRGLGRRVGNGFQTSVWWQPWLFDRDNPFVEAIPSNXACWLV